From a single Chlorocebus sabaeus isolate Y175 chromosome X, mChlSab1.0.hap1, whole genome shotgun sequence genomic region:
- the TSR2 gene encoding pre-rRNA-processing protein TSR2 homolog gives MAGAAEDARALFRAGVCAALEAWPALQIAVENGFGGVHSQEKAKWLGGAVEDYFMRNADLELDEVEDFLGELLTNEFDTVVEDGSLPQVSQQLQTMFHHFQRGDGAALREMASRITQRKCKVTATALKTAKETDEDEDDVDSVEEMEVTATNDGAATDGVCSQPEPSDPDAQTIKEEDIVEDGWTIVRRKK, from the exons ATGGCGGGCGCTGCAGAAGATGCGCGAGCTCTTTTCCGGGCTGGGGTCTGCGCGGCCCTGGAGGCCTGGCCGGCCTTGCAG ATCGCTGTGGAGAATGGCTTCGGGGGTGTGCACAGCCAGGAGAAGGCCAAGTGGCTGGGGGGTGCAGTGGAGGATTACTTCATGCGcaatg CTGACTTGGAGCTAGATGAGGTGGAAGACTTCCTTGGAGAGCTGTTGACCAATGAGTTTGATACAGTCGTGGAAGATGGGAGTCTGCCCCAG GTGAGCCAGCAACTGCAGACCATGTTCCACCACTTCCAGAGGGGTGACGGGGCTGCTCTGAGGGAGATGGCCTCTCGCATCACTCAAAGAAAATGCAAGGTCACAGCCACTGCACTTAAGACAGCTAAAGAGActgatgaggatgaagatgatGTGGACAGTGTGGAAGAGATGGAG GTCACAGCTACGAATGATGGGGCTGCTACAGATGGGGTCTGCTCCCAGCCTGAACCCTCTGATCCAGACGCTCAGACTATTAAGGAAGAGGATATAGTGGAAGATGGCTGGACCATTGTCCGGAGAAAAAAATGA